The nucleotide sequence TTTCCAATCAAGGAGCACCCGAATTTCGGGCAGAAGTTAAGATGCTTTCACAGTTAAGGCACTGTCACTTGGTGTCTTTGATTGGTTATTGCAATGATGTGCAAGAGATGATACTTGTTTATGAATATCTGCCTCGAGGGACCCTCGAAGATCATCTCCACAAATTACGAGCTCCGCTTACTTGGATTCGAAGGCTAAAAATATGTATAGGGGCTGCTCGAGGGTTAGATTACCTTCACACCGGTACAGGTATAAatctgtaagggtgcaaaccaaagtcccacatcggtcctgggacaaaacaaatgtatgtatataagtctaaggggaaatccctctatcaccaattggttttagaaaaaaatgatttcttgggcttatattgcaggacattgtgtttgggctatacgatccttataactggaatcaaagctaggctatagccccgatgtggtggacagCGCAGTGGGCGCACCCCGAGCACACGCAGCGACGTGGCGCACCCTGTCTAAGGGGAAattcctctatcaccaattggttttagaaaaggatggactcttgggcttatattgcaggacattgtgtttgggctatacgatccttacaAAATCATGGAGTGATACACCGGGATGTTAAAAGCTCAAATATTTTGTTGGACGACACTTGGGCTGCTAAAATGCTAAAATTTCGGACTTTGGGCTGTCCAAAATAGGTCCTATAAATCAGCTAGTTAGTTATGTCAACACTATGGTGAAAGGGACATTCAGATATCTAGATCCTAATTATTATCAGACGGGTAAGCTAACCCAAAAGTCTGATGTGTATGCGTTTGGAGTGGTACTATTTGAAGTTTTGTGTGAGAAACGCTGTAGATACAAGTCCAAAACATCATCCTACAATGGCGCAGGTTGTGGCGGCCCTTGAGTGTATCCTAGCTTTACAGTTGAAAGAAGACGATAACTTGCAGCACCGAGGCATGACGATATTTGGGAAAAAGATGTCTACATGTGTATCCAATTGGGAAAACTCAGGTATTATGTTCTTTTCAAGTTGTTTGTCCTTAAATTAATGTGCCTATTTAAACTTTTGATCCTTCAAATTTCAATATATTCACAGTTATCTCTTAATTTAGCTCAAACGCCTAAGGTGAGGTATTATTAGATGCATCTAAGATTTAGCGTTTAATTACATATTATTTGTTGAACTTATAGTTGTAGTTAGAAGTTTAAAATCCTTGGTGCTATACCTTGGTACTGTTCAAGATGAAAACCTACTATTATTTAGGTTTCAGTATGACACTATCAAAGTTGCAACTGGAAATTTCTCTGAAGCTAATAGAATTTTCAATAGGAGATATGGTTCCATGTACATGGTATCCTATACTTCCTTTTACACTAGTTTTTCCCGTGGTTCGCTAATTGCTCCATTTTGGTTTCGCCTTTTAGGGAAGACTACAAAATGGACAAGATATTACAATTGTTTCACCTTTGCATATGCTTATGGATAAAGCACTTATGAATGAAGTATCAATACTTGTAAAGCTTAAACATAAGAACTTGGTTGAGTTAGTTGGATATTCCATTCAAGGAGAAATAGTGCATCTAGTCTATCATTTTGCAACGCATGCAACCCTGAATCGCGTAATACATGGTATGAACTCTTCTTTTTCAACTGTTTCTCGTATAACTCTTATATTTGAGTGGTagctttatataataatatatttaactTATCAATAAAGGAAAGAACTTTCACTTTTAACTTTCTTATATTACATTCCACAAATttataatctatatctatatttgtagATCCACTGTCAATTCTTTCAGACTGgaataaaagatacaaaattttGTTAGAAATTGCTAGGGTGCTTGTTTACCTTCACATGCAGGCTCCTGGTCCAATCATACATGGTGACATAAAATCTGGAAACATTGTTTTAGATGAAATTTTTTACCCAAAACTGTCAAACTTTGGGGTAGCCTCGAAAATCGAAGAATCTGATTGCACTTATGTTGATCAGGTTTATGGGACCGGGTAAGTACATAATAGTTCATTTAAGAACTGTCATTGTAGCTCAATCACATATATTAAATTACTTAGAATGTATTTATCTTTCTTTTTATCGAGTAAAAAGAAGGCGTCTCTTACTAGAATTACAATTTTTGCCATACTTATTATGTGCACTTTATTGATCATGTCTTCACAAAGGGAGGGAATGCAAGGtggataatactagtaattaaacTGAAAATAGAAATAGATAAATTAAAATTGGTTTCGAGTTGGATGTTATTGTCCGTGTGACTTGTTTTCTTCAGATTGTTATAATATATATTTGTGTGATTGTCGCTAATTATACCTGCAAATGTAACAGGCGATATATGGCACCGGAATTACGTAACAAGCATTGTCTATCAACCAAGGTGGACGTTTATAGCTTTGGTGTATTAGTTTTAGAAACTATATTCGGATATAAAGTACCAGCAAACAACAAGCAGTTGATAGAATACGTAAGTACAGTTACCAGGTACATTGATATGGTAGAGTATTAGAAATATGGTTGTTATGCTTATAATaagtttttatatttaaaatagCTAGATTCTTAACATATACAATCAAACCTAATACGGAGTACATTCCAAAAACATAATTCACATGGATCCATATTTATTAATACAGCCTGCAGCATAACCTGACTTTTTCAATCtgtataatatttttaattatcaGCATCTAAGTACTAACTGAAGAATACATTTAATTATCAGCATATTGATAAATTATTCCAATTCTTTCATTTTTGATTCGTCGAAGTATTGTCTTATTTGTACAAATTCTAGACGTACATAATGGACAAGTGAAAGAAATAAATACTAACAAACAAACATGTTGACTTGTTGCAGGGTTGGAAATATTTGACACAAGAAAGAATTTCAAACCCAATTGATCCCAAAATTGATGTCGATACAAGTTCCATCGAAACATTCATTAAAATTGGTTTGTCGTGTACTGACAGTGATCCTCTGCATAGGCCAACGAAGGAGGAAGTGGTTGACATGTTTCTCGACGAGTCATCTGTTTTACGTTTTCTCCCAAAAAAGGAAGAATGAATCTTAAAGTTGAATAATTATTATCTTAATGAGGATTGTTATTCAAGGAATTTAGAAATTTGCAAGTTTGTGACTCTTCAACATGACATACTTCATGAATATTAAGAGATACTTTTAATTTGTTGCTATTTAAACTAtgtcaattgaaattaaaatgaaTGGTTTTAATCTCTCCTCCATTGACAAAATGAACTTGGCTAGGTTTTAAGTTTTCATTCTTTTGTTTCTATTTGGTGTTGATACATGTATCACCTTGGTTTCAAAAGAATAGGCACATATTCTAACATTAGTTTTTGTAAGCTTAAGAGAGCGGCTTTAGTCATATTAAGACCAAACGATATGATATGATTTAGCTAGGATCACATATTTATGCTATCTTCTGGAAATCAAATATGACATAGTTTCAGGCATGCGATTCGAGGTGGGTTGATTGGGTTATAGGTTACAAAAGGTCATTTACAATTGGTTGGGTCTGGCCAACCAATTCATTTGACCCATTCCCCTTTTAGCTACGAGTACAATTTTTATTTGACCCCTTTGATCCAACAGTGTTCATTAATGGATGCTAACCTTAATCTTTGAATAAAACAACAGTGTGCATAAAAAATAGACTTTAAACAACTTtaaacccatttgacccattcccCCTTTTAGCTACAATGTTTATTTGACCCTGTTAGAATTATAGTAGATTTTGATTAGTTAATTGTGATGATTTGTTTTAGTTAGAAGTAATTTAGTGTTTATATTATTGAGGGGATGTTTTTGTAAATTAGTGAATATAGAAAAGATGGATAGAAGACTTGTGTTTGTATAGGAAAGATTGTATTACTTGAGTTTTTGATACATACAAAATGATCCATCACTTGCCTATTTATAGGCTACATAAGTGGGTGATCAATTTTTCTAGCTAACTTCTAGCTATTTTAGATATTTATATTACTCTAGTAACTTCTACCAACTTATAGAGCTAATACATCTTAAATATCTAGTAATAATATCTAATCACTAATTAAATCTAGATATTTCTAGAAAAACTTTACTATTTTAACACTCCTCATTAATGTTTTTCGAGGTTACTCCGAGCATGTTGCGTAGGAACTCGAACTTTGGTCTTGGCAACGCTTTGGTGAAAATATCTGCAATCTGCTCTTCagtcttgcagtattttaattcaatcTCTTTCTTAGCGGTGACTTCTCGTAAGAAGTGATATTTGATATCAATGTGTTTTGTTCTACCATGAAACACAGGATTCTTTGCCATTGcaattgcagacttgttgtcgcagAATATTTAAGTAGCTTCGTCTTGTTTTTCGCCCATGTCTTCAAGTATTCTTCTTAGCCAtttagcttgattagctgagtttgcggctgcgacgtactcagcttcggctgacgattgtgccacagtttcttgtttctttgattcCCATGAGAAgacaccagatccaagtgtgaatgtgTATCCTGAAGTACTTCGCATGTCATCGACTGATCCGGCCCAATCATTATctgtgtatccatgaagcttcgcatctatagtgggcttgtaccatattccatagtccatggtactttgcaagtatcttaatattcttttagaagctccatAATGTATTTGAGTCGGATTTTGCATGTACCTGGATAGTAGACTGGTTGCGTACATGATGTCTGGTCTTGTTGCTGTCAGATAGAGTAGGcttccaatgagacttctgaatcttgaagcgtcTGCTTTCTCAGATCCATCTTCTTGCctcatcttctcattggcaactagtggcgtggctacggttttacaaccgtatagtttaaactttttcagAAGATTTTCTGTATATTTCTTCtggcatatgaagatgccttcattttcttgactgatttcgatgccaagaaaatagcgcatcaatccaaggtcgctcatctcgaacgttttcatcatgtcttctttaaaTTCTTGTATCATCCTCTCATTGTTTCCAGTATATATTAGATCATCaacatacaaggaaataatgagagtgtccgagttaccttgggttttgatgtagagtgtgggctcactttgactcctcctgaatcctgaacttgtgaagtagctgtCAATTCGACTGTACCATGCGtgtggtgcttgtttaagtccatataaggctttcttCAACTTTAGAACTTGATCTTCCTTTCCTTTCTGgatgaacccttgtggttgctctacGTATATTTCTTCTTTGAGAAATCCATTTAGAAAGGCAGAtttcacatctagttggtgaatcttccaccttcgttgagctgctagtgccacaagtgctcttatagtaTCCAGTCGTGCTACAGGTGCGAAAGTTTTGGTGTAGTCGACTCCAGGCTGTTGCgagtagcctttagctactagccttgctttatgtttttgtatagaaccatcagggttgagctttgttttgtaaacccacttaactccaatgatttctttattttctggaggatcaactaactcccatgtgttgtttttctcgatcattctgatttcttcgttcatagcagccacccacttttcatctttggctgcaacttcatagctttcggGTTCTATAGTTGTGAAGTTGCAAGTCTCATATACCTCTGTTAACTTTTTAACTCTTCCAGGTGTTGACTCTGGACTTGACTCGTCTTGTGCCATAGGTATTGTTGCTGATGGAGAAGTTGGCGTAGTAGGGCTCGTTTCTCCAGTACTTTCATGACTAAGATACTCCGTTTGTAGTGGTTGTTGAGCTGGAGTTTCTATAGTTATCCTCGGCAAATATGTTTGTTTTTCGACTTTATCTTTCTCCCAAttccaagaagcgtcttcgtcaaactccacgtctcggctgATTACAATGTTATTGGTCTTCAAGTTGTAGACTCGATAACCTTTTGATTGTGTGctatagcccaagaatattcctttttctgatttttcttggagcttgtgacgtttctccttaggAACGTGGATGTAGCATATAGATCCAAATACTCGTAGATGTTTCGCGGACGGTTTCTTCCCACTCCATGACTCTATTGGAGTCTTGTTTTCTACGGCTTTCGTGGGACATCGATTTAGTATATATACAGCtgtgtatacagcttcagcccagaaactgtttggaaggcctttttcatgtatcattgttttggccatttccattacaaTTCTATTTTTGCGTTCAGAAACGCCATTTTGCTCAGGAGCGTAACCAACAGTGAGTGGGCGTTCAACACCTTCATCTTCGCAAAATTTATTGAATTGTGTAGAGGTAtattcttttcctctatcactccttagtgttTTCATATAATGGCCACTAGTATTTTCTACGTAATTCTTGAATTTCTTGAATATCATGAAGACTTCTGATTTTTTACGCATGAAATAAACccacgttgaaatgtcccgttcttattgattaaaaacgttccatattaattgatttcgttgcgaggttttgacctctatatgagacgtttttcaaagactgcattcattttaaaacaaaccataacctttatttcatcaataaaggtttaaaaagctttacgtagattatcaaataatgataatctaaaatatcctgtttacacacgaccattacataatggtctacaatacaaatatgttacaacaaaataagtttcttgaatgcagtttttacacaatatcatacaagcatggactccaaatctcgtccttatttaagtatgcgacagcggaagctcttaataatcacctgagaataaacatgcttaaaacgtcaacaaaaatgttggtgagttataggtttaacctatatatatcaaatcataataatagaccacaagatttcatatttcaatacacatcccatacatagagataaaaatcattcatatggtgaacacctggtaaccgacattaacaagatgcatatataagaatatccccatcattccgggacacccttcggatatgatataaatttcgaagtactaaagcatccggtactttggatggggtttgttaggcccaatagatctatctttaggattcgcgtcaattagggtgtctgttccctaattcttagattaccagacttaataaaaaggggcatattcgatttcgataattcaaccatagaatgtagtttcacgtacttgtgtctattttgtaaatcatttataaaacctgcatgtattctcatcccaaaaatattagattttaaaagtgggactataactcactttcacagatttttacttcgtcgggaagtaagacttggccactggttgattcacgaacctataacaatatatacatatatatcaaagtatgttcaaaatatatttacaacacttttaatatattttgatgttttaagtttattaagtcagctgtcctcgttagtaacctacaactagttgtccacagttagatgtacagaaataaatcgataaatattatcttgaatcaatccacgacccagtgtatacatatctcagtattgatcacaactcaaactatatatattttggaatcaacctcaaccctgtatagctaactccaacattcacatatagagtgtctatggttgttctgaaatatatatagatgtgtcgacatgataggtcgaaacattgtatacgtgtctatggtatctcaagattacataatatacaatacaagttgattaagttatggttggaatagatttgttaccaattttcacgtagctaaaatgagaaaaattatccaatcttgttttacccgtaacttcttcattttaaatctgttttgagtgaatcaaattgctatggtttcatattgaactatattttatgaatctaaacataaaaagtataggtttatagtcgtaaaaataagttacaagtcatttttgtaaaggtagtcatttcagtcgaaagaacgacgtctagatgaccattttagaaaacatacttccactttgagtttaaccataatttttggatatagtttcatgttcataataaaaatcattttctcagaataacaacttttaaatcaaagtttatcatagtttttaattaactaacccaaaacagcccgcggtgttactacgacggcgtaaatccggttttacggtgtttttcgtgtttccaggttttaaatcattaagttagcatatcatatagatatagaacatgtgtttagttgattttaaaatttaagttagaaggattaacttttgtttgcgaacaagtttagaattaactaaactatgttctagtgattacaagtttaaaccttcgaataagatagctttatatgtatgaatcgaatgatgttatgaacatcattactaccttaagttccttggataaacctactggaaaagagaaaaatggatctagcttcaacggatccttggatggctcgaagttcttgaagcagaatcatgacacgaaaacaagttcaagtaagatcatcacttgaaataagattgttatagttatagaaattgaaccaaagtttgaatatgattattaccttgtattagaatgataacctactgtaagaaacaaagatttcttgaggttggatgatcaccttacaagattggaagtgagctagcaaacttgaaagtattcttgattttatgtaactagaacttgtaaaatatatgaagaacacttagaacttgaagatagaacttgagagagatcaattagatgaagaaaattgaagaattaaagtgtttgtaggtgtttttggtcgttggtgtatggattagatataaaggatatgtaattttgttttcatgtaaataagtcatgaatgattactcatatttttgtaattttatgagatatttcatgctagttgccaaatgatggttcccacatgtgttaggtgactcacatgggctgctaagatctgttcattggagtgtatataccaatagtacatacatctaaaagctgtgtattgtacgagtacgaatacgggtgcatacgagtagaattgttgatgaaactgaacgaggatgtaattgtaagcatttttgttaagtagaagtattttgataagtgtattgaagtctttcaaaagtgtatgaatacatattaaaacactacatgtatatacattttaactgagtcgttaagtcatcgttagtcgttacatgtaaatgttgttttgaaacctttaggttaacgatcttgttgaatgttgttaacccattgtttattataacaaatgagatgttaaattgttatattatcatgagattatgatatataatatatctcagtatgatgtatatacagttaaatgtcgttacaacgataatcgttacatatatgtctcgtttagaaatcattaagttagtagtcttatttttacatatgtatttcattgttaatacaattaataatatatttacttatcatttaacataattaaccaagtgtatcaatatcttaatatgattcatatgtacctagtaagacgttgttataacgataatcgttatatatatcgttttcgagtttcttaaattaatagtctcattttttatgtatataactcattgttaaaatacctaatgagatacatacttataataaaaacatgttaactatatatataaccatatatatgtcatcgtatagtttttacaagttttaacgttcgtgaatcaccggtcaacttgggtggtcaattgtctatatgtaacatatttcaattaatcaagtcttaataagtttgattgcttaacatattagaaacatttaatcatgtaaatatcaatctcaattaatatatataaacatggaaaagttcgggtcactacagtacctaccccttaaataaatttcgtcccgaaattttaagctgttgaaggtgttgacgaatcttctggaaatagatgcgggtatttcttcttcatctgatcttcacgctcccaggtgaacccgggtcctctacgagcattccatcgaactttaacaattggtatcttgttttgcttaagtcttttaacctcacgatccattatttcgacgggttcttcgatgaattgaagtttttcgttgatttggatttcatctaacggaatagtgagatcttctttagcaaaacatttcttcaaattcgagacatggaaagtgttatgtacagccgcgagttgttgaggtaactcaagtcggtaagctactggtccgacacgatcaataatcttgaatggtccaatataccttggatttaatttccctcgtttaccaaatcgaacaacgcctttccaaggtgcaactttaagcatgaccatctctccaatttcaaattctatatcttttcttttaatgtcagcgtagctcttttgtcgactttgggcgattttcaaccgctgt is from Rutidosis leptorrhynchoides isolate AG116_Rl617_1_P2 chromosome 10, CSIRO_AGI_Rlap_v1, whole genome shotgun sequence and encodes:
- the LOC139870134 gene encoding cysteine-rich receptor-like protein kinase 43; its protein translation is MCIQLGKLRLQNGQDITIVSPLHMLMDKALMNEVSILVKLKHKNLVELVGYSIQGEIVHLVYHFATHATLNRVIHDPLSILSDWNKRYKILLEIARVLVYLHMQAPGPIIHGDIKSGNIVLDEIFYPKLSNFGVASKIEESDCTYVDQVYGTGRYMAPELRNKHCLSTKVDVYSFGVLVLETIFGYKVPANNKQLIEYVSTVTRYIDMGWKYLTQERISNPIDPKIDVDTSSIETFIKIGLSCTDSDPLHRPTKEEVVDMFLDESSVLRFLPKKEE